GTCTATCGCGCTTTGTAATAGGCTATCTCCGTTAACAACATCAACGCCAGGTTCTCACTGAATTCTCTTATCCtgtcttttctttatttttgattttgaatttcactAATTTAAGCTAATGCTAGGTTTTGAAAATTCTATATTCTATTATTTTgaaattttactgacaaaatgaGAAGATTTGTAGATTTGGATTCGATAATTGTTAATAGGATTCAAAAATGTTTGACTAGATTTGATTAATTAGTACGATTTGGTTTCTTGAGCCGTTTGAGCTAAATGGAAATCAATTACGGTTTGAGTAGAATAGTGTTAAGGATCTGGTTAATTGTTACGTTTTGGTTGTGCTGGTGGAGGAGTTGGTTGTGGTTCAggaggtggtggtgttggtggaggACTTGGTCATGGTTCAGTAGGTGTTGTTGGTGGAGGAGTTTGTCAATTCAGGAGGTATTGTTGCCCACTGTTTAGGACTTGGCTATGGCCAGGAGGTGTTGTTGATGGAGGAGTTGGTAAAGGCATTGGTTTCGGCGGTAGTTCTGGTCATGGTGGAGTTTTTGGTGGGTGGTATGGAAAGGGTGGTGGAGTAGGCATTGGATCTGAAGAAGGTGCTACTGGAGGTGAGGTTTTGGTTCAGTAGGTGGTGGCGGTGAAGGGTATCGACAGAGTGGTGTAGTAGGTATTGGATGCGATAAACGGTGCTTGTGGAGGTGGAGGTATTGGTGCAGGTTCCGGAGGTGCTGTTGTTGAGTGAGTCATGACCTAAGATTTTGACTGATAGTTTTGGGGATGAAAAATGGAGTATGTAGTGAGCTAATGCACGACTGTGGCCACATACACACCGCACACTATTTATGGCTTTAATAAATTACCTAATTATTCCTTCACCATCACTGAATCTTCAAGTCTGATTTGTTGTTAATCTCTTTTGCAGGTTTCTTTAGTAAAAGGTGCTCTAAATAAACTAGGAATCCGTGTTTGTATGGTGCGAACAGGCTAACCATTGGCTATGGAAAAATTTGCTAGGCAAGAATAACTATACTGTTTTTTCTGTTACAACCTCAATATTTCTCTATGTTTACCATTTATTATCTTGCTTATGCAGTAGAAGGAAGTTGAGTACAGTGTATGAGAACCATCCAAAGTTCAACTTGTCACAACACGCTAGTGCTCTTGATGGATTCTCATGTCAAGATAGGTTTTTAAGCTTAAGTTTCCTTTACTCATTACTCACACAGAAACCTAGTTCTGAAGGAGCACCAGGTGCTGCAAGGTATGCATTGAAACTTTAATGGTATATATTTATCTTCATGCAGCTGGGATTTTTATGATTTGACCCCCAGTTATTTTCATGACATATTCTTTGAAGCTCTATAATTACCAACATGAACAGTTGCAGCTTCTCGATGcacttcaaaacaacatgaacatTTGCAGCTTCTCGACTACACCATAACTATGGTTCGATGGTTGTGTATGAAGTGCATTTAGAAATCGCGAGAGACTTTTTTTTGAAGTTTATGAGTACATTAATTTGTATGTCAGTATTGCAACTTTTGTTTATTTTGACACATTCAAAAAAGTGTATCTTAATGACTTTTGTTAGTTTCTTAAATATAAATATCTTTTAATTTTATGGTAAAAGCTTGAATTAATTCATGATATAAGAAAGATTAgacttggatgaaactggtttcatcctgtatattttgaaaaaatagattttttggccagggtgaaactgatttcatcctgcatattctgaaaaagaaaaacatattcaTCCTGCAGAAACTCACAAAAACATGTTTTttacaggatgaaaccagtttcatcatgtaCATTCTGCAAAAGAAAACAAACCCTGCTAGTATGTACctggtttcatcctgcatattctaAGATAAGATTACTAAAATTACTGACAACTCATAGCACAGTCTAGTTTAAGTAAAAACATTTCATATTTAATTGACTTGCAATTAAGATATATGCATTCATATGTCTATGCAAAAAAAGTTTTACAAACAAAAAAGTTAAGCTTAAACTACATCAAGATTACTAAAATTCATTGTTTTTCAAACTAACACACATGTTGAAACTTTTATCTGAGCTGCTTCCCTGCACATTTCCATATATACATCCTAGCATTCATCAATACCATTGCATACATTTCAAGCAACACCAACTCTGCCACAAGCCACCGTGCTTTATACAACCCATCGGCATTCCATATCAAACTCACTTTCCTACATAGCACCATGTCATGCATCTCTGCAACTCATATTTTTTGCATTATTATCTCATTGAAACAACTGCTTGCGATCTCAGCTGCAACTTCTCTCATACCATGTCCTGCAGCTTTCCAACCTTGCCATCACCTACTACAACAACATCTCCATTTCCATCctcataaaaacctaaaaaaaaaatatttggttaaaAACAAGTACTCACACATTAATCCGCAAAATAATATTTAGTCAAAAACATGCACTCAAatattaaacctggatgaaaccaATTCCATCCTAGTCAAAAGGTGCTGAAACAATATGCACCACAAATTATACCTAAATGAAATTGATTTCATCCTAATTTATAATATATTAAgcctggatgaaactggtttcatcctagtttaaacatgcTAAAACAATATACACTAAcaattaaacctaaatgaagctgGTTTCATCTTAGTTTATACAATATATTAAagctagatgaaaaccagttacatCTTATGATATCATTGGATGAAAACTAGTTACATCATATGTTATTACTGTGTGAAAACCAGTTTCTGCATGTCAGCTTAGGAGACACTATAAGAATCGCATTACTCATAttctgaagagaaaaaaaaaaacagatttttggccagggtgaaactggtttcattcttcatatactgaagaaaaaaacaacaacagattTTTGACCtgggtgaaactggtttcattcttCATATACTGAAGAAAAAAACATATCCACAAGCACACactataacaaaaataaaaattcaattaACCTCAAACTAGTTTTACATAGGTTAATCGCAGatgaaccagtttcatccaaaccATATTCAATAAATTTCAAACATTAAACCTaggtgaaaccagtttcatccaaagcgaattcaatcaatttcaagCTAGATTTTACATAGCTTAAACCTAGATGGAACCAGTTTCATctaaccaagatgaaaccaaattaAGGCAGAATGAACAATTTCATCCTGGTTTTAAAATGGGTGgaaccaagatgaaaccaatttcatcctaaTTTAAACACatgtgaaaccaaattcaacccaatcCAATACAGGATGACatcagtttcatcctagtttaaaaatataaaacaaattcAATCCAATCTATAACATGATGAAATCTGTTTCATCCTAATTTAAAAACTCAGGGGAGGTTTATAAACAAGTAAAGAAAATTCAGGATGAAATCACATAACAAAATTAGATATCTACATGTTCTACTGAACCACCATCGTCACCACCAGGTCCACTACCATCTACCTATGTAAAGTACTAGTAAATGTATAATAGTAGAACctaaaaaaaatggaaatcaaAAACCCGTGGGTTACAAACCGCAATGCGTTCAAAGATAAGAGTTTTAGGAGATCAATATTGTGCATAAACAGACTAAACTTTATACATATCATCTCTCAAGTTAAGCAAGCACAGCGAGGAATTGTAAGAGAATAGTAAGTAAACATTCACTCTGAAAACCCTAGAAACCAAATTAACGAAGAATAAATCACATTTCAATTTGAATCAAACTTACAATcaactaaaatcaaaaccaaagttGAGCTACGATTCAAAATCAGTTAAAAACCCTAGAATCGAACTGAAAAACTAGGATCAATCTTAGCTCTTTTAAGAATATTAGAGTAGAGCCTTATAGTAGATCGATCATCTATTTCGCATCAGAAAAATCGCCATGAGTTAATTCCAGATCTGAATCCAAAATTGTAGCATGTTTCTACTGTCCATGGTGGTGGAAGATGTGGTTAgagttgatgatggtggtggtggagaaagagaagatcgagagaagaagaagaaagtaatgGAAACGGTGGAGATTGTGGAGAGGGAGATCGATATTATCTAGAGAGGGACAAGCAAGGTAAGGGTAATTTAGTCTGTTCCCATTAAAAAGATGC
This genomic stretch from Papaver somniferum cultivar HN1 chromosome 5, ASM357369v1, whole genome shotgun sequence harbors:
- the LOC113280156 gene encoding glycine-rich cell wall structural protein 1-like, producing MRRFVDLDSIIVNRIQKFGCGSGGGGVGGGLGHGSVGVVGGGVCQFRRYCCPLFRTWLWPGGVVDGGVGKGIGFGGSSGHGGVFGGWYGKGGGVGIGSEEGATGGEVLVQ